The window CTCGCGCAACAGGCGTTCGAGCTGAGCGAAGAGCACCTGCGCGAGCTGGCGCGCAACTCCTTCGAGGCCAGCTTCCTGCCGCCGGAAAAGAAGCTCGCGTTCCTCCAGCGGATCGATAGTCTGGTTTGAGGCAATAAAGTCATGCCCCAGCACATCGGCATCGTAGCTTGCAGCGCGGAAGGCGCCGCGCTCTGCTATCGCACCATCTGCATCGAGGGCGCCGCCGTGATGGGCGCGCACGACCATCCCGAAGTCTCGATGCACACGCACTCGCTCGGCGAGTACAAGAAGCACTACCCGCAGGGCGACTGGGAGGGCGTCGCGCGCCTCATGCTGTCGTCGGCGGAGAAGCTCGCGCACGCCGGCGCCGACTTCCTCATCTGCCCCGACAACACCATCCACGCGGCCTTCGAGCACGTGCTCGGGAAGTCGCCGCTGCCCTGGCTGCACATCGCCGAAGAGGTCGCGAAAGAGGCGCAGCGCCAGGGCTTCAAGCGGCTCGGCGTGCTCGGGACGTATTCGCTGACCTCGACGCAGGTC of the Terriglobales bacterium genome contains:
- a CDS encoding amino acid racemase, whose protein sequence is MPQHIGIVACSAEGAALCYRTICIEGAAVMGAHDHPEVSMHTHSLGEYKKHYPQGDWEGVARLMLSSAEKLAHAGADFLICPDNTIHAAFEHVLGKSPLPWLHIAEEVAKEAQRQGFKRLGVLGTYSLTSTQVYPEKLGQLGIACEFLDEAGRREIDRVIMDELVYGQFPPDSLLFFQDSIDDFRQRGCDAVVLGCTEIPLLVQPGDSALPTLDSTRLLARAALKRACGR